The following are encoded in a window of Mycobacterium decipiens genomic DNA:
- the ideR gene encoding iron-dependent transcriptional regulator IdeR: MNELVDTTEMYLRTIYDLEEEGVTPLRARIAERLEQSGPTVSQTVSRMERDGLLRVAGDRHLELTDKGRALAVAVMRKHRLAERLLVDVIGLPWEEVHAEACRWEHVMSEDVERRLVQVLNNPTTSPFGNPIPGLVELGVGQETGTDGVNLVRLTELPAGSPVAVVVRQLTEHVQGDIDLITRLKDAGVVPNARVRVETSPGGGVTIVIPGHENVTLPHEMAHAVKVEKV; the protein is encoded by the coding sequence ATGAACGAGTTGGTTGATACCACCGAGATGTACCTGCGGACGATCTACGACCTCGAGGAAGAGGGCGTGACGCCACTGCGTGCTCGGATCGCCGAGCGGCTCGAGCAGAGCGGGCCGACAGTCAGCCAGACCGTGTCCCGGATGGAGCGTGATGGGCTGCTCCGGGTGGCAGGCGATCGCCACCTGGAACTTACCGACAAGGGCCGTGCGCTGGCCGTCGCCGTGATGCGCAAGCACCGCCTCGCCGAACGGCTCCTCGTAGATGTCATCGGATTGCCGTGGGAAGAGGTGCACGCCGAGGCATGCCGGTGGGAGCACGTGATGAGCGAGGACGTCGAGCGCCGGCTGGTTCAGGTGCTCAACAACCCGACCACGTCCCCGTTCGGCAACCCGATCCCGGGCCTGGTGGAACTCGGCGTGGGCCAAGAGACCGGCACCGACGGCGTCAACCTTGTCCGGTTGACCGAGCTGCCGGCCGGTTCGCCGGTCGCGGTCGTCGTCCGCCAACTCACCGAGCATGTTCAGGGCGACATCGATCTGATCACGCGGCTCAAAGACGCCGGCGTGGTGCCCAACGCACGAGTGAGGGTCGAGACCAGCCCCGGCGGTGGGGTGACCATCGTCATCCCGGGTCACGAGAACGTCACCCTGCCACACGAGATGGCCCACGCGGTCAAGGTCGAAAAGGTCTGA
- the lexA gene encoding transcriptional repressor LexA: MSDSNDTSVGGGAIGADGRLQSVDTALTERQRTILNVIRASVTSRGYPPSIREIGDAVGLTSTSSVAHQLRTLERKGYLRRDPNRPRAVDVRGADDVAASPITEVPGSDALPEPTFVPVLGRIAAGGPILAEEAVEDVFPLPRELVGEGTLFLLKVIGDSMVEAAICDGDWVVVRQQNVADNGDIVAAMIDGEATVKTFKRAGGQVWLMPHNPAFDPIPGNDATVLGKVVTVIRKV, encoded by the coding sequence ATGAGCGACAGCAACGACACCTCAGTCGGCGGCGGAGCCATTGGCGCGGACGGCCGGTTGCAGTCCGTGGACACGGCGCTAACCGAGCGACAACGCACAATTCTCAACGTCATCCGCGCGTCGGTCACTAGCCGCGGGTATCCACCGAGCATCCGGGAAATCGGCGACGCGGTCGGTCTGACGTCGACGTCTTCGGTGGCTCACCAGTTGCGCACCCTGGAGCGCAAGGGCTACCTGCGCCGTGACCCGAACCGGCCCCGCGCCGTCGATGTGCGCGGGGCCGACGACGTCGCGGCGTCGCCGATCACCGAAGTGCCCGGCTCGGATGCCTTACCGGAACCCACCTTCGTCCCCGTCCTGGGACGCATCGCGGCCGGCGGGCCGATCCTTGCCGAGGAAGCCGTCGAGGACGTCTTCCCGCTGCCCCGTGAGCTGGTTGGCGAGGGCACCCTGTTCCTGCTCAAGGTGATCGGTGACTCGATGGTGGAAGCCGCGATCTGCGACGGTGACTGGGTAGTCGTGCGACAGCAAAATGTCGCCGACAACGGCGACATTGTTGCGGCCATGATCGACGGTGAGGCAACCGTCAAGACGTTCAAACGCGCGGGCGGCCAGGTGTGGCTGATGCCGCACAACCCGGCCTTCGATCCGATCCCGGGCAACGACGCCACCGTGCTTGGCAAGGTCGTCACGGTGATCCGCAAGGTTTGA
- a CDS encoding proteasome assembly chaperone family protein: MARDQGADEAREYEPGQPGMYELEFPAPQLSTPDGRGPVLVHALEGFSDAGHAIRLAAAHLRAALDTELVASFAIDELLDYRSRRPLMTFKTDHFTHYEDPELSLYALRDSIGNPFLLLAGMEPDLKWERFITAVRLLAERLGVRQTIGLGTVPMAVPHTRPITMTAHSNNRDLITDFQPWISEIQVPGSASNLLEYRMAQHGHEVVGFTVHVPHYLTQTDYPAAAQALLEQVAKTGSLQLPLAALTEAAAEIRAKIDEQVQASAEVAQVVAALERQYDAFIDAQENRSLLARDEDLPSGDELGAEFERFLAQQAEKKFDDDDPT; the protein is encoded by the coding sequence ATGGCTCGCGATCAAGGCGCGGACGAGGCGCGAGAATACGAGCCGGGGCAGCCCGGCATGTACGAGCTCGAGTTCCCGGCGCCCCAGCTGTCGACGCCCGACGGCCGTGGTCCGGTGTTGGTGCACGCCTTGGAGGGCTTCTCCGACGCCGGTCATGCAATCCGGCTGGCCGCCGCCCACCTCAGGGCGGCCCTGGACACAGAGCTGGTCGCGTCGTTCGCCATCGATGAACTTCTGGACTATCGCTCGCGACGGCCATTGATGACCTTCAAGACCGATCACTTCACCCACTACGAAGATCCAGAGTTGAGCCTCTACGCGCTGCGCGACAGCATCGGGAACCCGTTTCTGCTGCTGGCCGGCATGGAGCCGGATCTGAAGTGGGAGCGTTTCATCACCGCGGTCCGACTGCTGGCCGAGCGCCTGGGGGTACGGCAGACCATCGGCCTGGGCACCGTCCCGATGGCCGTTCCGCACACCCGACCGATCACGATGACCGCACACTCCAACAACAGGGACCTCATCACGGATTTCCAGCCGTGGATTTCCGAAATCCAGGTCCCAGGTAGCGCCTCCAACCTGCTGGAATACCGGATGGCCCAGCACGGTCACGAGGTCGTCGGGTTCACCGTGCACGTCCCGCACTATCTGACGCAGACCGACTACCCCGCGGCCGCCCAGGCACTGCTCGAGCAGGTCGCCAAGACCGGCTCCCTGCAGCTACCGCTGGCCGCGCTGACCGAAGCGGCGGCAGAGATCCGCGCAAAGATCGACGAGCAAGTCCAGGCGAGCGCCGAAGTGGCTCAAGTGGTGGCGGCCCTCGAGCGCCAGTACGATGCCTTCATCGACGCTCAGGAGAACAGGTCGTTACTAGCACGCGACGAAGATCTGCCGAGCGGCGACGAGCTTGGCGCCGAGTTTGAGCGGTTCCTAGCCCAGCAGGCAGAGAAGAAGTTTGACGACGACGACCCGACTTGA
- a CDS encoding PhzF family phenazine biosynthesis protein, with the protein MAIEVTVLRVFTDSDGNFGNPLGVVDASKVGPADRQQLAAQLGYSETIFVDLPAAGSTTAHATIYTPSTEIPFAGHPTVGLSWWLRENGTPINTLQVPAGIVQVSYQSDLTAISARSEWAPELAIHDLDSVDVLAAADPADFPDDTAHYLWTWTDQSASSIRARVFAANLGVVEDEATGSAAIRITDYLSRDLTITQGKGSLIQTTWSPEGWVRVAGRAVSDGVAQVD; encoded by the coding sequence ATGGCTATTGAGGTGACGGTGTTGCGCGTTTTCACCGATTCAGATGGGAATTTTGGGAATCCGCTCGGTGTGGTCGACGCCAGCAAGGTCGGACCGGCCGACCGGCAGCAACTAGCAGCCCAATTGGGTTACAGCGAAACCATATTCGTAGATCTTCCCGCCGCCGGCTCGACCACCGCGCACGCCACCATCTACACGCCAAGCACCGAGATCCCGTTCGCCGGCCATCCCACCGTCGGGCTTTCCTGGTGGCTGCGCGAGAATGGCACGCCGATCAACACGCTGCAGGTGCCGGCCGGCATTGTCCAGGTGAGCTACCAGAGCGATCTCACCGCCATCAGCGCCCGCTCGGAATGGGCGCCCGAGCTCGCAATCCACGACCTCGACTCGGTCGACGTCCTTGCCGCCGCCGACCCCGCCGATTTTCCCGACGACACCGCGCACTACCTATGGACCTGGACCGACCAGTCGGCTAGCTCGATACGCGCCCGAGTGTTCGCCGCCAACCTGGGTGTCGTCGAAGACGAAGCGACCGGTTCCGCGGCTATTCGGATCACCGACTACCTCAGCCGCGACCTCACCATTACCCAGGGCAAGGGATCGCTGATCCAAACCACCTGGAGTCCCGAGGGCTGGGTTAGGGTGGCCGGCCGCGCCGTCAGTGACGGTGTGGCACAAGTCGACTGA
- a CDS encoding peroxynitrite isomerase encodes MPVDLHPDLAALAPLLGNWAGRGAGKYPTIQPFEYLEEVAFSHVGKPFLTYAQRTRAVADGAPLHAETGYLRVCEPGRVELVLAHPSGITEIEVGTYSVTGDVIKLEMSTSPTGAIGLAPTAKEVTALDRSFRVDGDELSYSVRMGAVGQPLQDHLAAVLRRQR; translated from the coding sequence ATGCCTGTCGACCTGCACCCCGATCTCGCGGCACTGGCACCTCTGCTGGGTAATTGGGCGGGTCGCGGTGCGGGCAAGTACCCGACCATCCAGCCGTTCGAATACCTCGAGGAAGTTGCGTTCTCGCATGTGGGTAAACCGTTTCTGACGTACGCGCAGCGGACCAGGGCGGTAGCCGACGGCGCTCCGTTGCATGCCGAGACCGGGTATCTGCGTGTTTGCGAACCGGGTCGCGTTGAACTCGTTCTCGCCCATCCAAGCGGCATCACCGAAATCGAGGTTGGAACGTATTCGGTCACCGGTGACGTCATCAAACTCGAAATGTCGACAAGTCCGACCGGGGCGATCGGGCTGGCTCCGACCGCCAAAGAGGTGACCGCGCTTGACCGTTCCTTCCGTGTCGACGGCGACGAGCTCTCGTACTCGGTGCGAATGGGTGCAGTCGGGCAACCCCTGCAGGATCACCTCGCCGCCGTGTTGCGCCGACAGCGCTGA
- a CDS encoding alpha/beta fold hydrolase: protein MTERKRNLRPVREVAPPSLQFRTIHGYRRAFRIAGSGPAILLIHGIGDNSTTWNGVQAKLAQRFTVIAPDLLGHGQSDKPRADYSVAAYANGMRDLLSVLDIERVTIVGHSLGGGVAMQFAYQFPQLVDRLILVGAGGVTKDVNVVFRLASLPMGSEAMAVLRLPLVLPAVQIAGRIVGKVIGTTSLGHDLPNVLRILDDLPEPTASAAFGRTLRAVVDWRGQMVTMLDRCYLTQAIPVQIIWGTKDVVLPVRHAHMAHAAMPGSRLEIFEGSGHFPFHDDPTRFIDVVQRFIDTSEPAEYDQAALRALLRAGGGERTVTGSDDTRVAVLNAMGSDERSAT, encoded by the coding sequence ATGACCGAGCGGAAGCGAAATCTTCGCCCGGTGCGCGAAGTGGCACCGCCTTCGCTGCAGTTCCGCACCATTCACGGTTATCGGCGCGCGTTCCGGATCGCCGGCTCGGGGCCGGCGATTCTGCTTATCCACGGCATTGGTGACAATTCCACCACCTGGAATGGGGTACAGGCCAAGCTGGCCCAGCGGTTCACCGTCATCGCCCCGGATCTCCTCGGCCACGGGCAATCCGACAAGCCACGCGCCGACTATTCGGTCGCTGCGTACGCCAACGGCATGCGCGACCTACTCAGTGTGCTCGACATCGAGCGCGTGACCATCGTGGGTCACTCGCTGGGCGGCGGGGTGGCAATGCAATTCGCCTACCAGTTCCCTCAGCTGGTCGACCGGTTGATCCTGGTCGGCGCCGGGGGCGTCACCAAGGATGTCAACGTGGTCTTCCGGTTGGCCTCGTTGCCGATGGGCAGCGAGGCCATGGCCGTGCTGCGGTTGCCGTTGGTGCTGCCGGCGGTCCAGATCGCCGGGCGGATCGTGGGTAAGGTCATCGGCACGACCAGCCTGGGGCACGATCTGCCCAACGTGCTGCGTATCCTGGACGACCTGCCGGAACCGACGGCATCAGCGGCGTTCGGCCGCACGTTGCGGGCTGTGGTGGACTGGCGGGGGCAGATGGTCACCATGCTGGACCGATGTTACTTGACCCAAGCAATCCCGGTGCAGATCATTTGGGGGACAAAAGATGTGGTGTTGCCCGTCCGTCACGCTCACATGGCGCATGCCGCCATGCCAGGCTCGCGGCTAGAGATCTTCGAGGGTTCGGGGCACTTCCCATTTCACGACGACCCCACTCGTTTCATCGACGTCGTGCAGCGCTTCATCGACACCTCTGAGCCCGCCGAATACGACCAGGCCGCGCTTCGCGCATTGCTGCGCGCGGGTGGCGGCGAACGAACCGTCACCGGCTCGGACGATACCCGTGTCGCCGTGCTGAACGCCATGGGATCCGACGAACGCAGCGCTACCTGA
- a CDS encoding LGFP repeat-containing protein, giving the protein MNGQRGQLSKLIGHAVLSLAATAVAAVLLAPTVAASPIGEAEDAMMAAWDKAGGDASTLGARRGDVYPIGDGFALDFDGGKMYFTPATGARYIYGPILDKYESLGGPADSDLGFPTINEVPGLAGPDSRVSTFSASDNPVIFWTPEHGAFVVRGALNAAWDKLGSSGGVLGAPVGDETYDGEVTSQKFTGGEVSWNRATKDFTTVPAVLAEQLAGLQVAIDPTAAINMAWRAAGGAGGPLGAKKGGQHPIGGDGIAQDFVGGKVFFSPATGANAVEGEILAKYESLGGPVSSDLGFPIANESDGGFGPSSRIALFSAADKPVIFWTPDHGAFVVRGAMKAAWDKLRGPNGKLGAPVADQTVDGDVVAQTFTGGKISWNRSKNTFTTEPANLAPLLSGLQVSGQNQPSTSAMPPHGKKFTWQWWWLGAAGAAVLLIVLVALGMFGLRRRRGRRDTAAYDHDQAPDAEYETTADGDWPRDEEFGSEHFGFGEQFPPERPVPDGGSAPRVSWPRGAGAVAGVAEDVPGGEGYGSDLWSGPGGVGIEDEVDDEDPDAVDTTPTPVVSQADLSESVGPDPIVPERVVPETFVPQAFVPEAADPEAAVPDVHAPDADIGDTAFSEAAVPAAEERGGRHAAAEPPQPSSADVRPAIHLPLEDPYQMPNGYPIKASVSFGLYYTPAGALYHDTLAELWFVSEEAAQANGFVKAD; this is encoded by the coding sequence GTGAACGGGCAGAGGGGTCAATTGAGCAAGCTGATCGGGCATGCGGTGCTCAGCTTGGCGGCCACAGCGGTGGCCGCCGTGTTGCTGGCGCCCACGGTAGCGGCTTCGCCGATAGGCGAGGCCGAGGATGCCATGATGGCCGCGTGGGACAAGGCGGGTGGCGACGCTTCAACGCTGGGTGCCCGCCGGGGTGACGTCTATCCGATAGGCGACGGGTTCGCCCTGGACTTCGACGGCGGCAAGATGTACTTCACGCCGGCGACCGGCGCCAGATACATCTACGGCCCGATTCTGGACAAATACGAGTCGCTGGGCGGCCCGGCCGACAGCGATCTGGGATTCCCGACCATCAACGAAGTGCCCGGCCTTGCCGGACCTGACAGTCGGGTGAGCACCTTCTCCGCCAGCGACAACCCGGTGATTTTCTGGACGCCTGAACACGGCGCATTCGTCGTGCGGGGCGCGCTGAACGCCGCGTGGGACAAACTGGGCAGCTCGGGTGGTGTCCTGGGCGCCCCGGTTGGCGATGAAACCTACGATGGCGAGGTCACCTCCCAGAAGTTCACCGGTGGTGAGGTTTCCTGGAACAGGGCGACCAAGGACTTCACCACCGTCCCGGCGGTATTGGCGGAGCAGCTGGCGGGCTTGCAGGTAGCGATCGATCCCACCGCAGCCATCAACATGGCCTGGCGCGCGGCAGGCGGCGCCGGAGGTCCGCTGGGCGCCAAAAAGGGTGGGCAGCACCCGATCGGCGGTGACGGTATCGCACAGGACTTCGTCGGCGGCAAGGTCTTCTTCAGTCCGGCCACCGGTGCGAACGCCGTCGAGGGTGAAATCCTGGCGAAGTACGAGTCGCTGGGCGGACCGGTCAGTAGCGATCTGGGTTTCCCCATCGCCAACGAATCCGACGGTGGTTTCGGGCCCTCCAGCCGGATCGCCCTGTTTTCCGCGGCCGACAAGCCGGTGATCTTCTGGACTCCGGACCACGGCGCGTTCGTCGTGCGCGGGGCGATGAAGGCGGCATGGGACAAGCTTCGCGGTCCCAACGGCAAGCTTGGCGCCCCGGTTGCGGACCAGACCGTGGATGGCGACGTTGTCGCACAGACGTTCACCGGCGGCAAGATTTCGTGGAACCGGTCAAAAAACACGTTCACCACGGAGCCCGCGAATCTGGCGCCGTTGCTGTCCGGTCTGCAGGTGTCGGGGCAGAACCAGCCAAGCACATCGGCGATGCCCCCGCATGGCAAGAAGTTCACCTGGCAGTGGTGGTGGCTGGGGGCCGCTGGCGCGGCGGTGCTTCTTATCGTCTTGGTGGCGTTGGGGATGTTCGGGTTGCGTCGGCGTCGCGGTCGCCGCGACACCGCTGCCTACGATCATGACCAAGCCCCGGATGCCGAATACGAGACCACGGCTGATGGGGACTGGCCGCGCGACGAAGAGTTCGGTTCCGAGCACTTCGGCTTCGGCGAGCAGTTCCCGCCGGAACGTCCGGTGCCGGACGGGGGATCCGCACCGCGGGTCAGTTGGCCGCGAGGGGCCGGGGCGGTTGCCGGTGTGGCCGAGGACGTTCCAGGTGGCGAAGGCTACGGCAGCGATCTGTGGTCCGGACCCGGCGGGGTTGGGATCGAGGACGAGGTCGACGACGAAGACCCCGACGCGGTGGACACCACTCCGACACCGGTCGTGTCGCAAGCCGACCTTTCCGAATCGGTCGGTCCCGATCCGATCGTTCCGGAACGCGTGGTACCGGAGACCTTCGTTCCGCAGGCCTTCGTTCCGGAAGCGGCGGACCCCGAAGCCGCGGTACCCGACGTCCACGCTCCGGACGCCGATATTGGTGACACTGCGTTTTCGGAGGCGGCGGTACCCGCAGCTGAAGAAAGAGGCGGGCGGCACGCGGCCGCAGAACCCCCGCAACCATCGAGCGCGGATGTGCGCCCGGCGATCCATCTGCCGCTCGAGGATCCGTACCAGATGCCGAACGGATATCCCATCAAAGCCAGTGTGAGCTTCGGTCTGTATTACACGCCCGCCGGTGCGCTGTACCACGACACGCTCGCCGAACTCTGGTTTGTCAGCGAGGAAGCCGCACAAGCCAACGGCTTCGTCAAGGCGGATTGA
- the nrdR gene encoding transcriptional regulator NrdR, which produces MHCPFCRHPDSRVIDSRETDEGQAIRRRRSCPECGRRFTTVETAVLAVVKRSGVTEPFSREKLIRGVRRACQGRQVDDDALNLLAQQVEDSVRAAGSPEVPSHDVGLAILGPLRELDEVAYLRFASVYRSFSSADDFEREIEALRAHRNLSAPS; this is translated from the coding sequence ATGCATTGCCCGTTCTGCCGGCACCCCGATTCGCGCGTGATCGACTCGCGGGAAACCGATGAAGGCCAGGCTATCCGGCGTCGCCGGTCGTGCCCCGAGTGCGGACGACGATTCACTACCGTGGAGACCGCGGTGCTGGCCGTAGTCAAGCGCAGTGGTGTCACAGAACCCTTCAGTCGCGAGAAGCTGATCCGCGGTGTGCGCCGGGCATGCCAGGGGCGCCAGGTCGATGACGACGCGTTGAACCTGCTGGCCCAGCAGGTTGAGGATTCGGTGCGCGCCGCGGGGTCGCCGGAGGTCCCGAGTCACGATGTCGGCCTGGCTATCCTGGGTCCGTTGCGCGAACTCGACGAGGTGGCCTATCTACGGTTCGCGTCGGTGTACCGGTCGTTTTCTTCCGCGGACGATTTCGAGCGCGAGATTGAGGCGCTGCGCGCGCACCGCAACTTGTCAGCCCCGAGCTGA
- a CDS encoding LysM peptidoglycan-binding domain-containing protein, with the protein MTLFQAGPPRTANPPSLRVRVDGPGRRRADLTQSRRPGRSRPAGAPLRYRGIGVGLSIAGHRRRPVTPATTVGLALLAAVITVWLGLVAQFGEMINGGSSEWSAGSPAGVPYRLAVVRVEPGESLQDVAARVAPNAPARQVADRIRELNALVSPAVAAGQTLIAPVG; encoded by the coding sequence ATGACACTTTTCCAGGCAGGTCCGCCCCGTACCGCCAATCCGCCCAGTCTGCGAGTCCGGGTCGACGGGCCTGGCAGGCGCCGCGCCGACTTGACCCAATCGCGCCGGCCCGGCCGGTCTAGGCCGGCGGGTGCGCCGCTTCGCTACCGCGGCATCGGGGTCGGGCTTTCCATCGCGGGGCATCGCAGGAGGCCGGTCACGCCGGCCACGACGGTGGGGCTGGCTCTGCTCGCCGCGGTGATCACCGTCTGGCTGGGTCTGGTGGCGCAGTTCGGGGAGATGATCAACGGCGGTTCCTCCGAATGGTCCGCCGGTTCACCCGCTGGCGTTCCCTACCGGCTTGCCGTGGTGCGGGTTGAACCGGGGGAGTCCTTGCAAGATGTGGCGGCTCGGGTAGCGCCGAATGCGCCGGCTCGCCAGGTTGCCGATCGCATCCGCGAACTCAACGCGCTTGTGTCACCGGCGGTGGCCGCGGGCCAGACACTGATCGCGCCGGTCGGCTGA
- the sthA gene encoding Si-specific NAD(P)(+) transhydrogenase: MREYDIVVIGSGPGGQKAAIASAKLGKSVAIIERGRMLGGVCVNTGTIPSKTLREAVLYLTGMSQRELYGASYRVKDRITPADLLARTQHVIGKEVDVVRNQLMRNRVDLIVGHGRFIDPHTILVEDQTRREKTTVTGDYIVIATGTRPARPSGVEFDEERVLDSDGILDLKSLPSSMVVVGAGVIGIEYASMFAALGTKVTVVEKRDNMLDFCDPEVVEALKFHLRDLAVTFRFGEEVTAVDVGAAGTVTTLASGKQIPAETVMYSAGRQGQTDHLDLHNAGLEVEGRGRIFVDDSFQTKVDHIYAVGDVIGFPALAATSMEQGRLAAYHAFGEPTDGITDLQPIGIYSIPEVSYVGATEVELTKNSIPYEVGVARYRELARGQIAGDSYGMLKMLVSTEDLTLLGVHIFGTSATEMVHIGQAVMGCGGTVEYLVDAVFNYPTFSEAYKNAALDVMNKMRALNEFRR, encoded by the coding sequence ATGCGTGAATACGACATCGTGGTGATTGGGTCAGGCCCAGGCGGCCAGAAGGCCGCCATCGCGTCGGCCAAGCTCGGCAAGTCCGTCGCGATTATCGAACGCGGCCGAATGCTCGGTGGCGTCTGCGTCAACACCGGCACGATCCCATCCAAGACGTTGCGCGAGGCCGTGCTCTACCTCACCGGGATGAGCCAGCGCGAGCTGTACGGCGCAAGCTACCGGGTGAAGGACCGGATCACCCCGGCCGACCTGCTGGCGCGGACTCAACACGTGATCGGCAAGGAAGTCGACGTCGTGCGCAACCAGTTGATGCGCAACCGAGTCGATTTGATCGTCGGCCATGGCCGGTTCATCGACCCACACACCATCCTCGTCGAGGATCAGACCCGCCGGGAGAAGACCACCGTCACCGGCGACTACATCGTCATCGCCACCGGCACCAGGCCGGCACGGCCGTCCGGAGTCGAATTCGACGAGGAACGGGTGCTCGACTCCGACGGGATCCTCGATCTCAAGTCGCTCCCGTCCTCGATGGTCGTGGTCGGCGCGGGCGTGATCGGTATCGAGTACGCCTCCATGTTTGCCGCGTTGGGCACCAAGGTCACCGTCGTGGAGAAGCGGGACAACATGTTGGACTTCTGCGACCCCGAGGTCGTCGAGGCACTCAAATTTCACCTGCGCGACTTGGCGGTGACATTCCGGTTCGGCGAGGAGGTGACCGCGGTCGACGTAGGCGCTGCGGGCACCGTCACCACCCTGGCCAGCGGCAAACAGATTCCAGCCGAGACGGTGATGTACTCCGCGGGACGCCAGGGACAAACCGATCACCTTGACCTGCATAATGCCGGACTCGAGGTTGAGGGGCGTGGGCGGATCTTCGTCGACGACAGCTTCCAAACCAAGGTGGACCATATCTACGCAGTCGGCGACGTCATCGGCTTCCCGGCGTTGGCCGCGACGTCGATGGAACAGGGCCGGCTGGCGGCCTACCACGCCTTCGGCGAACCAACCGACGGAATCACCGACCTTCAGCCGATCGGCATTTACTCGATCCCCGAGGTGTCCTACGTCGGTGCCACCGAGGTGGAGCTGACCAAGAACTCCATCCCGTACGAAGTGGGCGTGGCCCGGTACCGGGAGCTAGCCCGCGGCCAGATCGCAGGCGACTCCTACGGCATGCTCAAAATGCTGGTGTCCACCGAAGATCTCACGCTGCTCGGCGTGCATATCTTCGGCACCAGCGCCACCGAGATGGTGCACATCGGACAGGCCGTGATGGGATGCGGGGGCACCGTCGAATACCTGGTCGACGCGGTGTTCAACTACCCCACCTTCTCCGAGGCCTACAAGAACGCGGCGCTGGACGTGATGAACAAGATGCGCGCGCTCAACGAGTTCCGCCGCTGA
- a CDS encoding DUF4192 domain-containing protein, with protein sequence MTKHRGDFELHRPGTLIAALPAILGFVPEESLVLVSLEGGQLGSVMRVDLCDELADRVGHLAEVAAAAGPEAAVAVIVDGDGAQCPRCGEEYRQLCAALSAALSQHDIVLWAAHVVDRVAAGGRWHCVDGCGCSGVIDDPSASPLAVAAVLDGRQLYPRRADLQAVIAVDDPVHSAELAVALRRQAAAREIAHRGDPVGCSRRDVESAMAAAARVTDGQSLSDVELAGLGCALRDAQVRDTLYALAVGEKADAAESLWALLARVLAEPWRVEALVLLAFSAYARGDGPLAGVSLQAALCCEPGHRMARMLDTALQSGLRPEYIRDLAVTGYRRAEQLGVRLPPRRVFGRRAG encoded by the coding sequence ATGACGAAGCATCGAGGAGACTTTGAACTCCACCGCCCCGGAACACTGATCGCCGCGCTACCGGCCATCCTCGGCTTCGTGCCGGAAGAATCGCTGGTTCTGGTGTCGTTGGAAGGGGGGCAACTGGGGTCGGTGATGCGTGTCGACCTCTGTGATGAACTCGCTGATCGGGTTGGGCATCTAGCCGAGGTTGCCGCCGCGGCGGGCCCCGAGGCGGCGGTCGCGGTGATCGTCGACGGGGACGGAGCGCAGTGTCCGCGATGCGGCGAGGAATACCGGCAGCTCTGCGCGGCGCTCTCCGCGGCGTTGTCGCAGCATGACATCGTGTTGTGGGCAGCGCACGTGGTCGACCGGGTAGCCGCTGGCGGGCGTTGGCACTGCGTGGACGGCTGCGGCTGCAGCGGCGTGATCGACGATCCGTCGGCGTCGCCGCTGGCGGTGGCGGCGGTGCTGGACGGCAGGCAGCTCTACCCGCGGCGCGCCGACCTGCAGGCCGTCATCGCCGTTGACGACCCGGTGCACAGCGCCGAGCTCGCCGTTGCGTTACGACGACAAGCGGCCGCCCGAGAGATCGCACACCGTGGCGACCCCGTCGGTTGCAGTCGCCGGGACGTGGAAAGCGCGATGGCCGCCGCCGCCCGTGTCACCGACGGGCAATCGTTGTCCGACGTGGAGCTGGCGGGGCTCGGTTGCGCACTGCGCGACGCTCAGGTCCGCGACACGCTGTATGCCCTCGCCGTTGGCGAAAAGGCCGATGCGGCCGAGTCACTGTGGGCGTTACTGGCCCGCGTGCTGGCCGAGCCGTGGCGGGTGGAGGCGCTGGTGTTGCTCGCGTTCAGCGCCTACGCCCGCGGTGACGGGCCGCTGGCCGGCGTTTCGCTGCAGGCCGCGCTGTGCTGCGAGCCGGGGCATCGGATGGCGCGCATGCTGGACACTGCACTGCAGTCTGGTCTGCGCCCTGAGTACATCCGTGACCTCGCGGTCACCGGCTATCGGCGGGCTGAACAACTCGGTGTGCGGTTACCGCCGCGACGGGTGTTCGGTCGGCGCGCGGGCTAG